One segment of Asaia bogorensis NBRC 16594 DNA contains the following:
- a CDS encoding EAL domain-containing protein yields MMASFWGGRKRKACVGCSDGTGFDVPITMAFQPIVDLSTRQIFAYEALVRGKNGASAHEILSRVTPENRYAFDQTCRVTAITLASELGLAEQGALLSINFLPNAVYDPTTCIGATLEAAERVNFPTDRILFEFCENETLDTEHLLHILQTYDRMGFKTAIDDFGAGYAGLSLLSRFQPDYVKLDMGLSRSIDTTPVKQVMMRHTIAMLEGLNVTPICEGVETPEEAKVLSDLGISLQQGYIYAKPALAELPMLH; encoded by the coding sequence ATGATGGCATCATTCTGGGGTGGTCGAAAACGCAAGGCATGCGTTGGCTGCAGCGATGGCACGGGCTTTGATGTTCCCATCACCATGGCCTTCCAGCCAATTGTCGATCTCTCAACCCGGCAGATCTTTGCTTACGAGGCTCTGGTTCGTGGGAAGAATGGTGCCAGTGCGCATGAAATTCTGTCACGCGTTACGCCTGAAAACCGCTACGCCTTCGACCAGACATGCCGGGTGACAGCCATCACCCTCGCTTCAGAACTTGGACTGGCTGAGCAGGGAGCGCTCCTCTCCATCAACTTCCTGCCCAATGCCGTCTATGATCCGACGACCTGTATCGGCGCGACGCTTGAAGCGGCGGAGCGCGTCAATTTTCCAACCGATCGCATCCTGTTCGAGTTCTGCGAAAACGAAACGCTGGATACAGAGCATCTTCTGCACATTCTCCAGACCTATGATCGCATGGGCTTCAAGACAGCCATTGACGATTTTGGTGCTGGCTATGCCGGATTGAGCCTGCTTTCGCGCTTCCAGCCGGACTACGTGAAGCTCGATATGGGCCTGTCACGTTCCATCGATACCACCCCGGTCAAGCAGGTCATGATGCGCCATACCATCGCCATGCTGGAAGGGCTCAACGTCACGCCGATCTGCGAGGGTGTCGAAACCCCTGAGGAAGCCAAGGTCCTGTCGGATCTCGGTATTTCGCTTCAACAAGGCTATATCTACGCCAAACCGGCCCTGGCCGAGTTGCCGATGCTGCACTGA
- a CDS encoding glycosyltransferase 61 family protein encodes MKVFDRDPPVETRYDTLYIPRIPGHYDAEFGLYDPYGRLIQTAGPRRGWPNASLGQSQSCCVSPSSAFPTAPDLLYFYGGNITNHFGHFLTETLPRYWLGRQSYQGLRILVHAEKSLEELFSLTWIRELFDLLGLCRDDFVVFDRPTRLRAVVVAGSAFEENHFAHHAFARFCNDLGERYGEQITDSAPLYLTRSGFQSQMRVILGEDQVATRLHHAGFMVISPEALSIRQQIGLFSSHRPTAGFVGSAFHNSIFCARPIGVALCCDGLVSSNYVLMDKVNRARMAYAQTPGIRTEKFVIGEPAIYRLTDPPRVARHFCDLVQQGAWAQVKDEDPPVRVDRMPDRALRTAHDTCLQIDRQTGLLRHGSGGGARIEKVLVSLDDHGWAALTTSTGDCLSVEQNTQQGAVVFFRYQRIAHDRVALKNHATGRFLCALPDGRVCCDRLVPDGWEQFTLFVP; translated from the coding sequence ATGAAGGTGTTCGATCGGGATCCCCCTGTCGAAACCCGCTACGACACGCTCTATATCCCCCGTATCCCGGGGCATTACGATGCCGAATTCGGACTTTATGATCCCTACGGACGTTTGATCCAGACCGCTGGTCCACGCCGTGGCTGGCCCAATGCCAGTTTGGGGCAAAGTCAGAGCTGCTGTGTCAGCCCCTCATCGGCCTTCCCCACAGCACCCGACCTGCTCTATTTCTATGGTGGCAATATCACCAACCATTTTGGTCATTTCCTCACCGAAACTCTGCCGCGTTACTGGCTTGGGCGGCAGAGTTACCAAGGGTTGCGGATACTGGTCCATGCCGAGAAATCGCTTGAAGAACTCTTCTCTCTTACGTGGATAAGGGAGCTTTTCGACCTCCTCGGTTTGTGCCGCGACGACTTTGTGGTGTTCGACCGGCCCACGCGCCTGCGCGCTGTCGTCGTTGCCGGTTCAGCTTTTGAGGAAAATCACTTTGCCCATCATGCGTTTGCGCGGTTCTGTAATGACCTTGGGGAACGCTATGGCGAGCAAATAACAGACTCGGCTCCGCTCTACCTCACACGCTCGGGGTTCCAGAGCCAGATGCGTGTCATCCTGGGCGAAGATCAGGTTGCGACCCGGCTTCACCATGCAGGCTTTATGGTGATCTCACCGGAGGCCTTGTCGATCAGGCAGCAGATCGGGCTGTTCTCATCCCATCGTCCGACAGCAGGATTTGTCGGGTCGGCTTTTCACAACAGCATTTTCTGCGCTCGACCCATCGGAGTTGCCCTGTGCTGCGATGGGCTGGTGTCTTCCAACTACGTGCTCATGGACAAGGTCAATCGTGCCAGGATGGCCTATGCCCAGACCCCCGGTATCAGGACGGAAAAATTTGTTATTGGAGAGCCTGCAATCTACCGCCTCACCGATCCCCCAAGGGTCGCGCGCCATTTCTGCGATCTGGTGCAGCAAGGTGCATGGGCTCAGGTGAAAGATGAGGATCCCCCGGTCAGGGTTGACCGCATGCCGGATCGCGCCTTGCGTACGGCTCATGACACCTGCCTTCAGATTGACCGGCAGACAGGGTTGCTGCGGCATGGATCCGGCGGCGGAGCGCGTATCGAGAAGGTGCTCGTCAGTCTGGACGATCACGGCTGGGCAGCCCTGACGACGTCGACGGGGGATTGTCTGTCAGTGGAACAGAACACGCAGCAGGGTGCGGTTGTCTTCTTTCGCTACCAGCGCATTGCACATGACAGGGTCGCCCTGAAAAACCATGCCACCGGGCGCTTCCTGTGCGCCTTGCCCGATGGGCGTGTCTGCTGCGATCGTCTTGTGCCAGACGGATGGGAGCAATTCACGCTGTTTGTGCCCTGA
- a CDS encoding inorganic phosphate transporter — MLHFAPSSTGSLIMLAICFLLVCLFEFANGFHDTANAVATVIYTNSLKPRVAVIWSGLMNLLGVLLGGIAVAYALVELLPPDVLTPPNGNPAVPMLVALFGTALAWNLCTWWFGIPNSSSHCTIGALIGIAIGDSFLHARDLGHSVDWGQIWKVLRALAISPLLGFFLAGMLYLLIRFAVRMPALFTPPKPDESPNPIVRALLILTCTSVSFSHGSNDGQKSIGLIMLTIIGLMPATYAMNPDHPTDRAALAQMAQEARPLIAQYDRYSFKPDALASIDRLEMVTTPATPAQIRGDVYEILSGLRDVSANPASSSQEKQTSTRLARALRPTVEYAPYWVRVLSALCLGVGTMVGYRRIVKTLGEGIGKQHLTPAQGAASELVGAGLIASAGYTGLPVSTTHIITSGVAGTMVAAGSGINMRMLAKIALAWLLTLPVTITVSACAFYLLN; from the coding sequence ATGCTTCACTTTGCTCCTTCCTCCACGGGATCGCTGATCATGCTCGCGATCTGCTTCCTGCTTGTCTGTCTCTTCGAATTTGCCAATGGCTTTCATGATACGGCCAACGCGGTTGCAACGGTGATCTATACCAACTCGCTCAAGCCCCGTGTGGCTGTTATCTGGTCGGGACTCATGAACCTGCTGGGTGTGCTGCTGGGCGGCATTGCCGTGGCGTATGCGCTGGTCGAGCTGCTCCCGCCCGATGTGCTGACACCCCCCAATGGCAACCCGGCGGTGCCGATGCTGGTGGCGCTTTTCGGCACGGCTCTGGCCTGGAATCTCTGCACCTGGTGGTTCGGGATTCCAAACTCATCCTCGCATTGCACGATCGGGGCGCTGATCGGCATCGCTATCGGCGATTCATTTCTGCATGCGCGGGATTTGGGTCATAGCGTCGATTGGGGGCAGATCTGGAAGGTCCTGCGTGCGCTTGCCATCTCGCCTCTGCTCGGCTTTTTTCTGGCCGGGATGCTCTATCTGCTCATTCGCTTCGCTGTGCGGATGCCAGCCCTTTTCACCCCCCCAAAACCCGATGAGAGCCCAAACCCGATTGTCCGGGCGCTGTTGATCCTGACCTGCACTTCCGTCAGCTTCTCGCATGGCAGCAATGATGGGCAAAAGAGCATCGGGCTTATCATGCTGACAATCATCGGCCTGATGCCCGCCACTTATGCCATGAACCCGGATCATCCGACCGACCGGGCAGCTCTGGCCCAGATGGCGCAGGAGGCAAGGCCCCTGATCGCCCAATATGACCGCTACAGCTTCAAGCCGGACGCACTGGCCTCCATCGACCGCCTGGAGATGGTTACCACACCTGCAACACCGGCCCAGATCCGCGGCGACGTTTATGAAATTCTCTCGGGACTGCGGGATGTCAGTGCCAATCCGGCCTCCTCGTCGCAGGAGAAACAGACGAGCACCCGACTTGCCAGGGCGCTTCGCCCGACTGTCGAATATGCGCCTTACTGGGTCCGTGTGCTCAGCGCCCTGTGTCTTGGTGTCGGCACGATGGTGGGGTACCGCCGCATCGTCAAGACGCTGGGAGAGGGCATAGGCAAGCAGCATCTGACCCCCGCGCAGGGGGCTGCCTCCGAACTTGTCGGCGCTGGCCTCATTGCCTCAGCGGGCTATACCGGATTGCCGGTTTCAACCACGCATATCATCACCTCAGGCGTGGCAGGCACGATGGTTGCCGCCGGATCGGGCATCAATATGCGTATGCTCGCGAAAATCGCCCTGGCGTGGCTGCTGACCCTGCCCGTCACAATCACGGTTTCGGCCTGCGCCTTTTACCTTTTGAACTGA
- a CDS encoding zinc-binding alcohol dehydrogenase family protein — MVEHAALWLPARRRGLIVGPAPTVAPGPGEIVIRAHAVAVNPFDRYIQTMGDVITSYLTYPAVPGTDVAGEVLAIGAGVTRFAPGDRVVGQAAGLEKSRNRAAEGAFQEKVLLLAHMTAPIPAHLSYEQAAVLPLGLSTAACGMYQKDFLGLAAPQINPVPTGETLLVWGGSTSVGSNAIQLARASGYEVITTCSPHNFGYVRSLGASEAFDYNSPDVKRTIIGALRGRKMAGAIAIGQGSAQACMEILAQSTGRRFVAQATPPTSFDSVPAGKGRWRKLVPSVARMIMGNLALTLRSYRLGAATRIIWAGSLIHNDVGPMIYETYLPKALAQDAYRAMPPAYVVGHGLGHVPEAMEQQRRGVSARKLVVTL; from the coding sequence ATGGTTGAACACGCTGCCCTGTGGCTGCCCGCCAGACGTCGTGGGCTGATTGTGGGTCCTGCGCCCACTGTTGCGCCGGGCCCGGGCGAGATCGTGATTCGCGCCCATGCGGTCGCGGTCAATCCATTCGATCGCTACATCCAGACAATGGGCGACGTGATAACGTCCTATCTGACCTACCCCGCTGTGCCGGGTACCGATGTGGCTGGCGAGGTTCTCGCGATTGGCGCAGGCGTGACGCGCTTCGCCCCGGGGGATCGCGTAGTCGGGCAGGCCGCAGGGCTTGAAAAAAGCCGCAACCGGGCTGCCGAAGGGGCTTTTCAGGAGAAGGTCCTGCTGCTCGCGCATATGACCGCGCCCATACCGGCGCACCTCTCCTATGAACAGGCGGCCGTCCTTCCTCTGGGGCTATCCACAGCAGCATGCGGCATGTACCAGAAGGACTTCCTTGGCCTCGCTGCACCGCAGATCAACCCGGTCCCGACCGGAGAGACCCTGCTCGTCTGGGGTGGTTCGACCAGCGTAGGCAGCAACGCCATACAGCTTGCCCGTGCATCGGGTTATGAGGTCATCACCACATGCAGCCCTCATAATTTCGGCTATGTCCGGTCGCTCGGTGCAAGCGAGGCGTTCGATTATAACAGCCCCGACGTCAAACGCACGATTATCGGGGCGTTGCGTGGGCGAAAGATGGCCGGTGCCATCGCAATCGGCCAGGGATCGGCGCAGGCCTGTATGGAGATCCTTGCCCAAAGCACAGGTCGGCGCTTCGTAGCTCAAGCCACACCGCCTACATCGTTCGACAGTGTTCCAGCCGGAAAGGGACGATGGCGCAAATTGGTGCCTTCCGTCGCCAGAATGATCATGGGCAATCTTGCCCTGACGCTTCGATCCTACCGCCTTGGGGCTGCCACCAGGATAATCTGGGCCGGCTCTCTTATCCACAACGACGTCGGGCCGATGATTTACGAGACTTACCTGCCCAAAGCGCTCGCACAGGATGCTTATAGAGCCATGCCGCCCGCCTATGTTGTCGGGCATGGTCTTGGCCACGTTCCAGAAGCCATGGAACAACAGCGCCGTGGTGTCTCTGCGCGCAAGCTCGTGGTGACCTTGTGA
- a CDS encoding AraC family transcriptional regulator, whose protein sequence is MLDGRYSRRDRLRLMDPLSDILTLMRPGGYGFRGLAAGGDWALSFPAAEGLRCFAIEAGSCWFRFAGDEAPVRLQEGDLVLMAARREVFLFSSAAVDPVDAIALLTSVPPGALATLNGGEACRGIGGFFGFEGVALDSLLDAVPPLLHIHADATKAVLRDGIRRLMRELGTPRPGSALLASHLAQALLVEALRAHLEEGAARQGWLAALAVPAMSRALGAMHADVARRWTLRELAGVAGMSRASFAAYFRRVTGETPIAYLTRWRMMLAADRIQHSPLTLGEVALSVGYESESAFGAAFKRAMGQSPRAYGQDSGTGRPKGGR, encoded by the coding sequence ATGCTCGATGGTCGGTATTCTCGTCGCGATCGTCTGAGACTGATGGACCCTCTCTCCGATATCCTCACGCTGATGCGCCCGGGTGGCTATGGCTTTCGTGGTCTGGCAGCCGGGGGCGACTGGGCGCTCTCCTTCCCGGCAGCAGAGGGACTGCGCTGCTTTGCAATCGAGGCGGGAAGCTGCTGGTTCCGCTTCGCGGGAGATGAAGCGCCTGTGCGCCTGCAGGAGGGTGATCTCGTGCTGATGGCTGCAAGGCGGGAGGTCTTTCTATTTTCGTCTGCGGCGGTCGATCCTGTCGATGCCATAGCCCTTCTGACAAGTGTGCCGCCGGGTGCGCTGGCAACACTCAATGGGGGCGAGGCCTGTCGGGGTATCGGTGGATTTTTCGGGTTCGAAGGGGTGGCGCTCGATAGCCTGCTCGACGCCGTGCCACCGCTTTTGCATATCCATGCTGATGCCACCAAGGCTGTGCTTCGCGATGGTATACGGCGCCTTATGCGCGAGCTGGGGACACCGCGCCCGGGTAGTGCGCTTCTTGCCAGTCATCTGGCTCAGGCGCTTCTGGTGGAAGCCTTGCGCGCTCATCTCGAAGAAGGCGCGGCGCGACAGGGGTGGCTCGCAGCGTTGGCTGTTCCGGCCATGAGCCGAGCGCTTGGCGCCATGCATGCAGATGTCGCCCGGCGCTGGACGCTGCGCGAACTCGCCGGTGTGGCGGGCATGTCCCGAGCAAGCTTTGCCGCGTATTTCCGGCGCGTTACGGGTGAAACGCCCATCGCTTATCTGACCCGCTGGCGCATGATGCTCGCAGCGGATCGAATCCAGCATTCGCCTCTCACACTGGGTGAAGTGGCTCTTTCGGTTGGCTATGAATCTGAGAGTGCGTTTGGCGCAGCGTTCAAGCGGGCAATGGGCCAATCGCCCCGTGCCTATGGTCAGGATTCGGGGACGGGACGCCCGAAAGGGGGCCGATAA